Proteins encoded in a region of the Eschrichtius robustus isolate mEscRob2 chromosome 14, mEscRob2.pri, whole genome shotgun sequence genome:
- the RITA1 gene encoding RBPJ-interacting and tubulin-associated protein 1 isoform X1 translates to MVATVTTFHRETWRQGLAGRAHLLSPRTMSSVKTPVELAVSGMQTLHVQHRCRGSCRVKVRPSYVDETLFGSPAGTQPTPPVFDPPWMRKASRTRGVGTGASQASGANGSCETTSSRDKTLTLAPRKKNKYRLIGHTPSYCDESLFGSRPEGAGWEAPWMAKGDAAKLHALFWTPPATPRGSHSPRPRETPVRAIHPAGPSNTERRVVADARRLSVDGLDSPRPPRQERSYSLTHLNVPSTSHPPTSTPCTNGPRDPRPSPSGVTFRSPLVTPRAHSVSVSVPVTPRRGGATQKPKPPWK, encoded by the exons ATGGTTGCCACCGTGACCACTTTTCATAGGGAGACCTGGAGGCAGGGACTGGCAGGCAGAGCACACCTGCTGTCACCCAGGACCATGAGCAGCGTGAAGACCCCAGTGGAGCTGGCCGTCAGTGGGATGCAGACCCTCCACGTTCAGCACCGCTGCCGGGGCAGCTGCCGGGTCAAGGTTAGGCCGTCATACGTGGATGAGACTTTGTTTGGCAGTCCTGCAGGCACCCAGCCCACACCACCAGTCTTTGACCCACCCTGGATGCGGAAGGCCAGCAGAACCAGAGGAGTGGGTACAGGGGCGTCACAGGCCTCAGGGGCCAACGGGAGCTGTGAGACTACCTCCTCCAGGGACAAGACCCTGACCCTCGCACCAAGGAAGAAGAACAAATACAG ACTGATTGGCCACACTCCTTCTTACTGCGATGAGTCGCTCTTTGGCTCCCGACCTGAGGGCGCCGGCTGGGAGGCCCCGTGGATGGCGAAGGGGGATGCTGCAAAGCTCCATGCCCTCTTCTGGACACCCCCGGCTACCCCTAGGGGCAGCCACTCACCCCGCCCCAGGGAGACTCCAGTGCGGGCCATTCACCCAGCTGGTCCCTCGAACACAGAGCGCAGGGTGGTGGCAGACGCCCGGAGGTTGTCCGTGGATGGGTTAGACTCTCCACGCCCTCCGAGGCAGGAGCGTTCCTATTCCCTCACCCACCTTAATGTCCCCAGCAcaagtcacccacccaccagtacCCCCTGCACAAATGGGCCTCGAGATCCCAGACCTTCCCCGTCAGGAGTGACCTTCCGGAGCCCCCTGGTGACTCCCAGGGCTCATTCAGTCAGTGTTTCAGTGCCAGTTACCCCCCGACGAGGCGGAGCCACCCAGAAACCAAAGCCACCTTGGAAATGA
- the RITA1 gene encoding RBPJ-interacting and tubulin-associated protein 1 isoform X2, whose protein sequence is MSSVKTPVELAVSGMQTLHVQHRCRGSCRVKVRPSYVDETLFGSPAGTQPTPPVFDPPWMRKASRTRGVGTGASQASGANGSCETTSSRDKTLTLAPRKKNKYRLIGHTPSYCDESLFGSRPEGAGWEAPWMAKGDAAKLHALFWTPPATPRGSHSPRPRETPVRAIHPAGPSNTERRVVADARRLSVDGLDSPRPPRQERSYSLTHLNVPSTSHPPTSTPCTNGPRDPRPSPSGVTFRSPLVTPRAHSVSVSVPVTPRRGGATQKPKPPWK, encoded by the exons ATGAGCAGCGTGAAGACCCCAGTGGAGCTGGCCGTCAGTGGGATGCAGACCCTCCACGTTCAGCACCGCTGCCGGGGCAGCTGCCGGGTCAAGGTTAGGCCGTCATACGTGGATGAGACTTTGTTTGGCAGTCCTGCAGGCACCCAGCCCACACCACCAGTCTTTGACCCACCCTGGATGCGGAAGGCCAGCAGAACCAGAGGAGTGGGTACAGGGGCGTCACAGGCCTCAGGGGCCAACGGGAGCTGTGAGACTACCTCCTCCAGGGACAAGACCCTGACCCTCGCACCAAGGAAGAAGAACAAATACAG ACTGATTGGCCACACTCCTTCTTACTGCGATGAGTCGCTCTTTGGCTCCCGACCTGAGGGCGCCGGCTGGGAGGCCCCGTGGATGGCGAAGGGGGATGCTGCAAAGCTCCATGCCCTCTTCTGGACACCCCCGGCTACCCCTAGGGGCAGCCACTCACCCCGCCCCAGGGAGACTCCAGTGCGGGCCATTCACCCAGCTGGTCCCTCGAACACAGAGCGCAGGGTGGTGGCAGACGCCCGGAGGTTGTCCGTGGATGGGTTAGACTCTCCACGCCCTCCGAGGCAGGAGCGTTCCTATTCCCTCACCCACCTTAATGTCCCCAGCAcaagtcacccacccaccagtacCCCCTGCACAAATGGGCCTCGAGATCCCAGACCTTCCCCGTCAGGAGTGACCTTCCGGAGCCCCCTGGTGACTCCCAGGGCTCATTCAGTCAGTGTTTCAGTGCCAGTTACCCCCCGACGAGGCGGAGCCACCCAGAAACCAAAGCCACCTTGGAAATGA